One Nostoc sp. CENA543 genomic window, GGGTACACCAGCCAGTAACCGAAAGTATGCTGATGTAGCGGACACTAGGTTGGTACGTGTGCCTGTTGGCTTCGATGAGGTAGCAGCAGTTAACAACCTTGAGCAATTGCGCGTGCTGGTCGAGACGTGGCAGGCACAAGCGGATGAAGCTGCACGGGTCAGCAAGACTGGTACAACGCCACGCACGTATGACAAGGCGTTGCTATTGTTGGAAGAATTGAAACAAATGTTGCCACAACAGTAGACAATAGCTTTTGGCTACTGTTAGGCTACTCGTAAACCACTCTTATTTAAGAGTTGCACAACCAAAGGTCAGAATTACCTAAGCTAACTGTGACTAAATTTTAAATATCAGGTAGACAAAATAAAAATAAGTTTCACGCATTAAAAAAGGTATTTGACTTTGTAAACTACGATAACGGGTAGTAGGTGTAGGTGATGGATAAGCATCTATACCTAAATCTCTAGCCATTAAGACAGCTCGCTTGAGATGTAAAGGATCACTCACAATGAGACACTTAGTAAATTGATGATGGGAAACTATTTCTCCCGCATTTTTAAGATTTTGGTAAGTTGTGCGTGAGAGTGTTTCTGTGAAAATATCTTCTGTTTTTACACCTTGTTCAACAGCGTAGTTTTTACCAACTACCGCTTCAGGAAGTTCATTTTTATCTCCTACTCCACCCGTGAAAATAATCTTACTAACATCGCCTTTTTTATATAAATTAGTGGCGTGATGAATGCGTTCTCGAAACACTGGTGAAGGTGCTGTTTTCCAAACCGCCGCACCCAAGACAATTGCTGCATCTGCCTTCAGATTTGGAGTATGATTGCCATACAAATAAATACTCACAGCAGTAGATGCGATCGCCACCAATAACGCAGACATCAAAGATAGTAAAATAAAAATAAACTTTCTTTTCGTCATTGGTTAATTGTTGACTATTTTAGCCTTCCACTAAATTCCAAAAATAACCATCGGGCGCGACAAAGGAAAAACTTTTCTCCCTAAACTCATTTTCCACAATACTAGTAAATTTTGGCACAGGACTAGCTTTGATGCGATCGCAATATGTTTCAATTCCACGCACCCGATAAGTATAGAGTGACATCCCCAAACTACCAGGCTGTGCAGCTTCAAAGCGTGATTCTAAATTCATGGCATTGGGAAATCGAATCACATATAACCTGCCACTCCGCGCCGCCATTAAGTCAGATTTAGAGGAACGAGGATCATCAAAGGCGGTGACAATAAACTTTTCCCCTGGCTGTAAATCAAAAAGATCCCTCCCAGCTAAAGAAGATTCATAGCTAGTTTCCACATCATCACGCACCCGCAGTAACCCCAAAACATCTTCGTAAAATTTCAGGCTTTCCTTGCTGTCATCTTGAATAATCATCCCCATGTGGGTAAACTGGCTAGTCTGAAAAGCACAAGCGGGGTGAATTGTGCCGTAATTGGGTACGTTGTAACCAAACCTTTGAAACAAAACCTG contains:
- a CDS encoding YdcF family protein, which codes for MTKRKFIFILLSLMSALLVAIASTAVSIYLYGNHTPNLKADAAIVLGAAVWKTAPSPVFRERIHHATNLYKKGDVSKIIFTGGVGDKNELPEAVVGKNYAVEQGVKTEDIFTETLSRTTYQNLKNAGEIVSHHQFTKCLIVSDPLHLKRAVLMARDLGIDAYPSPTPTTRYRSLQSQIPFLMRETYFYFVYLIFKI
- a CDS encoding VOC family protein, whose product is MIQGQTTAIEGIYEVCIGVPDAIFAIQYWEQFGYRIGQMGELSPGAAYQLYGVNSALRSIRLYHQNADHGLIRLMVWQNPTNPGLGLASMKIKGNRWATSLTADVLTILNHAEEAKAAGRAIRYTPPYWEVIYQKERKSRPFLDPAVGVREMLLLQPLTRQVLFQRFGYNVPNYGTIHPACAFQTSQFTHMGMIIQDDSKESLKFYEDVLGLLRVRDDVETSYESSLAGRDLFDLQPGEKFIVTAFDDPRSSKSDLMAARSGRLYVIRFPNAMNLESRFEAAQPGSLGMSLYTYRVRGIETYCDRIKASPVPKFTSIVENEFREKSFSFVAPDGYFWNLVEG